One Rhinoraja longicauda isolate Sanriku21f chromosome 21, sRhiLon1.1, whole genome shotgun sequence genomic region harbors:
- the mafk gene encoding transcription factor MafK isoform X3 codes for MTANFKGHKALKVKKEAGENVPTLSDQELVSMTVRELNQHLRGLSKEEIVQLKQRRRTLKNRGYAASCRVKRVTQKEELQRQRTDLQQEVVKLAQENANMRVELDGLRSKYEALQKYARTVAKAPTLPPTSVITIVKSSDS; via the exons ATGACGGCTAACTTTAAAGGACACAAAGCATTAAAG GTTAAGAAGGAGGCCGGAGAGAATGTCCCGACCCTCAGCGACCAGGAGTTGGTGTCCATGACGGTTCGCGAGCTGAACCAGCACCTGCGTGGCCTGAGCAAGGAGGAGATCGTTCAGCTGAAGCAGCGGCGGCGGACGCTGAAGAACCGTGGATATGCCGCCAGCTGTCGGGTCAAGCGAGTGACGCAGAAGGAGGAGCTTCAGCGACAGAGGACCGACCTCCAGCAGGAGGTGGTCAAGCTGGCCCAGGAGAACGCCAACATGAGAGTGGAACTTGATGGCCTACGCTCCAAGTATGAGGCCCTCCAGAAGTACGCTCGCACAGTGGCCAAGGCCCCCACCCTACCGCCCACCAGTGTCATCACCATCGTCAAATCATCTGACTCCTAG
- the mafk gene encoding transcription factor MafK isoform X2, protein MLTVFAFSNVASDVDRVMTANFKGHKALKVKKEAGENVPTLSDQELVSMTVRELNQHLRGLSKEEIVQLKQRRRTLKNRGYAASCRVKRVTQKEELQRQRTDLQQEVVKLAQENANMRVELDGLRSKYEALQKYARTVAKAPTLPPTSVITIVKSSDS, encoded by the exons TGCATTTTCAAACGTCGCTTCGGATGTTGACAGGGTAATGACGGCTAACTTTAAAGGACACAAAGCATTAAAG GTTAAGAAGGAGGCCGGAGAGAATGTCCCGACCCTCAGCGACCAGGAGTTGGTGTCCATGACGGTTCGCGAGCTGAACCAGCACCTGCGTGGCCTGAGCAAGGAGGAGATCGTTCAGCTGAAGCAGCGGCGGCGGACGCTGAAGAACCGTGGATATGCCGCCAGCTGTCGGGTCAAGCGAGTGACGCAGAAGGAGGAGCTTCAGCGACAGAGGACCGACCTCCAGCAGGAGGTGGTCAAGCTGGCCCAGGAGAACGCCAACATGAGAGTGGAACTTGATGGCCTACGCTCCAAGTATGAGGCCCTCCAGAAGTACGCTCGCACAGTGGCCAAGGCCCCCACCCTACCGCCCACCAGTGTCATCACCATCGTCAAATCATCTGACTCCTAG